A single genomic interval of Rosistilla ulvae harbors:
- a CDS encoding glycerophosphodiester phosphodiesterase, with amino-acid sequence MLNGRWLLAALFVCGSLDTTLWAQMIVGHRGASYDAPENTVAAFEEAWRQQADGVEGDFYLTTDGQIVCIHDRDTQRTGGRRLKVSDSSLEQLRELEYGAWKDARFAGEPLPTFADVWKAIPAGKLFVVELKVGPEIVLPLKHQLEELNIPLDQVLIICFNSDTVARCKELLPTVRTHWLTSYKKDANSGKWRPSVDQIAQTIRDCGADGLGTQGNRQVVTPEFIAQLKSRGMEEFHVWTVDSPDDARYFQKLGAMGITTNRPALIRESLTTETR; translated from the coding sequence ATGTTAAACGGACGTTGGTTGTTGGCTGCGTTGTTTGTATGTGGTTCGCTGGATACAACGCTCTGGGCTCAGATGATCGTCGGGCACCGCGGGGCTTCGTATGATGCTCCCGAAAATACGGTCGCCGCTTTTGAGGAAGCTTGGCGTCAGCAGGCCGATGGCGTCGAAGGGGACTTCTATCTGACGACCGACGGTCAGATCGTGTGCATCCACGACCGAGATACCCAGCGGACCGGCGGTCGCCGATTGAAGGTCTCCGATTCGTCGTTGGAACAACTGCGCGAACTCGAATACGGCGCCTGGAAAGATGCTCGGTTTGCGGGCGAACCGCTGCCGACTTTCGCCGACGTCTGGAAAGCCATTCCGGCCGGCAAGCTGTTTGTCGTCGAATTAAAAGTTGGCCCCGAGATCGTTCTGCCTCTGAAACATCAGTTGGAAGAACTCAACATACCTTTGGATCAAGTCCTGATCATCTGCTTCAACAGCGATACGGTCGCGCGTTGCAAAGAGCTGTTGCCGACGGTGCGGACGCACTGGTTGACCAGTTACAAGAAGGATGCCAACAGCGGCAAATGGCGGCCGAGCGTCGACCAGATCGCCCAGACGATCCGCGATTGTGGTGCCGACGGTTTGGGGACGCAGGGAAATCGGCAGGTTGTCACGCCCGAGTTCATTGCTCAATTGAAGAGCCGCGGAATGGAAGAGTTCCACGTTTGGACTGTCGATTCGCCCGACGACGCACGCTACTTTCAAAAGCTTGGCGCGATGGGGATCACGACCAATCGCCCCGCGCTGATTCGCGAGTCGCTGACGACCGAGACGCGATAG
- a CDS encoding ammonium transporter gives MLSCAATICVGQEAAPPPDTTAYSAATLDQMQASIDAAAMAGHNAWMLTSCALVLFMTAPGLALFYGGLVRRKNVLSVMMQCIFLMGLMTVIWSLYGYSLAFGGTPGDSYLSHLIGNGEYLMMNNVSRTWDEAAGAPFTPMEGEVPRLTHMLFQGMFFIITPALICGAFAERMKFSAMVVYSVLWGTFIYCPLTHWVWDGGILAYDGDQAILGGALDFAGGTVVHISSGISALVAAIMIGPRMGFGKLPLPPHNLTFTAVGSAMLWFGWFGFNAGSELASDAMTSSAFAVTHFSAAAGAVAWAACEWLLRGKPTVLGASSGAVAGLVCITPAAGFVNPMPALIMGAIAGVACYWSCAKLKHIFRYDDALDAFGVHGVGGTVGAVLTGLFATRACWNIGDGAKLGLLEGGNVLAGQVAAVVVTYVYAGIGSIVLLLLIKMTIGLRVEANDEEQGLDISLHGEEAYVLN, from the coding sequence ATGTTGTCCTGCGCGGCAACGATCTGCGTTGGCCAAGAGGCTGCGCCGCCACCGGACACTACCGCCTACAGCGCCGCCACGTTGGACCAGATGCAAGCGAGCATCGACGCGGCCGCGATGGCCGGTCATAACGCGTGGATGTTGACATCCTGTGCGTTGGTGCTGTTCATGACCGCTCCCGGCCTGGCCCTGTTCTACGGCGGGCTGGTCCGCCGGAAGAATGTGTTGAGCGTGATGATGCAGTGCATTTTTCTGATGGGGCTGATGACGGTAATCTGGTCACTGTATGGGTATTCGTTAGCCTTTGGTGGCACGCCGGGTGACAGCTATCTGTCGCATCTGATCGGCAACGGCGAATATCTGATGATGAACAATGTCTCGCGGACCTGGGACGAAGCCGCCGGCGCTCCTTTCACGCCGATGGAGGGCGAGGTCCCACGGCTGACCCACATGTTGTTCCAAGGGATGTTCTTTATCATCACGCCAGCGCTGATCTGCGGTGCATTTGCCGAGCGGATGAAGTTCAGTGCGATGGTCGTCTATTCGGTCCTCTGGGGAACGTTTATCTATTGTCCGCTGACTCACTGGGTTTGGGACGGCGGAATCTTGGCCTACGACGGCGATCAAGCGATCTTGGGGGGCGCACTCGATTTCGCCGGAGGGACCGTGGTCCATATCAGCAGCGGAATCTCGGCGCTGGTTGCGGCGATCATGATCGGTCCGCGGATGGGATTTGGAAAGTTGCCGTTGCCGCCACATAACTTGACCTTCACCGCTGTCGGTTCGGCGATGTTGTGGTTCGGTTGGTTCGGCTTCAACGCCGGCAGCGAATTGGCGTCCGACGCAATGACCAGCAGCGCGTTTGCCGTCACGCACTTCTCCGCCGCCGCCGGCGCGGTCGCTTGGGCCGCTTGCGAGTGGCTGTTGCGCGGCAAGCCGACGGTTCTTGGTGCCAGCAGCGGCGCTGTGGCAGGACTCGTTTGCATCACTCCAGCGGCGGGATTTGTGAACCCGATGCCGGCGCTGATCATGGGAGCGATCGCGGGTGTCGCTTGTTATTGGTCGTGTGCCAAGTTGAAGCATATCTTCCGCTACGACGATGCGTTGGATGCGTTTGGCGTTCACGGAGTCGGCGGCACGGTGGGAGCTGTCCTGACGGGACTCTTCGCAACCCGCGCCTGTTGGAATATCGGCGACGGAGCCAAGTTGGGGCTGTTGGAAGGGGGCAACGTGTTGGCCGGACAGGTCGCCGCGGTTGTCGTCACCTACGTCTACGCCGGTATCGGCAGCATCGTGTTGCTGCTGCTGATCAAGATGACGATCGGTCTGCGTGTCGAAGCGAACGACGAAGAACAGGGACTCGACATCTCGCTGCACGGCGAAGAAGCGTACGTGTTGAACTGA
- a CDS encoding serine/threonine-protein kinase has protein sequence MSAIMIDFEHLGPYKVLDKLGQGGMGAVYRGEHAKSQERVAIKVIAPQIADQPRFRRRFATEIETLKKLNHPNIVRLIGYGEEEGHLFYSMELVDGPSLQQQIRSLKRLPWRDVVRYGIDICGALKHAHDFGVIHRDLKPANLLIAEDQSMKLTDFGIAKLWLGDDMTAVGAMLGTADYMAPEQAGDGPITPRTDLYALGNVLYACLAGRPPFAGKDLTRVITSLHTDPPPPLDLILPELPMELVSLIHQLLEKGPKDRPPTALAVGNRLRAILADDLQIGSLTFDADRPTIDNAPTLGAGADESLDLGAPSLIPTDQRPTLDATNHPDGGTGSQFGFEDTINSEVQEFPEAATLAPLTHFRTVDQEERNRASAPLTSDAQESTPRESLLSILLLIGLLLLLVTAALWMMQPPSAESLYNKISEAEDFGDVDNAAGAIKQFLAQYPDDYRAEEVSALADQIDSDRVFRRLRVRARFKGGIEQLEPAEQAFVEAMLLREENPAEARELLEDWLIVFSHADHRDRSVARLIPIVRQEIQPLKDSKGKQANTQAQQLRAWIDGSLTRLDPDRHREFLESVIRLYADKSWAEEEIRRTQDLLGAAGPDGVPAERFAPVEPPATEAVDAE, from the coding sequence ATGTCAGCGATCATGATCGATTTCGAACACCTCGGACCATACAAAGTTCTCGACAAGCTGGGGCAGGGGGGCATGGGGGCCGTCTACCGAGGGGAGCATGCCAAGTCGCAGGAGCGTGTTGCGATCAAGGTGATCGCCCCGCAGATCGCCGACCAACCTCGCTTTCGTCGTCGCTTTGCCACCGAGATCGAAACGCTTAAAAAACTGAATCATCCGAACATCGTGCGGCTGATCGGTTACGGCGAAGAGGAGGGGCATCTGTTCTATTCGATGGAACTGGTCGATGGCCCCAGTTTGCAGCAGCAGATCCGCTCGCTCAAACGACTCCCTTGGCGCGACGTCGTCCGTTACGGGATCGACATCTGCGGAGCACTCAAGCACGCCCACGATTTTGGCGTGATCCACCGCGATCTAAAACCGGCCAACCTGTTGATCGCGGAAGATCAATCGATGAAGTTGACCGATTTTGGAATCGCCAAACTGTGGTTGGGGGACGACATGACCGCCGTCGGCGCGATGCTGGGTACCGCCGACTACATGGCTCCCGAGCAAGCCGGCGATGGCCCGATCACTCCGCGAACCGATTTGTACGCGTTGGGAAATGTTCTGTATGCATGCTTGGCCGGTCGTCCGCCTTTTGCCGGCAAAGACCTGACGCGAGTCATAACAAGCCTACACACCGACCCACCACCACCGCTCGATTTGATCCTCCCCGAATTGCCGATGGAGCTCGTTTCGTTGATCCACCAGTTATTGGAGAAGGGGCCGAAAGATCGACCTCCGACGGCACTGGCGGTTGGAAATCGGTTGCGAGCGATCTTGGCCGACGACCTGCAAATCGGTTCGCTGACCTTCGACGCCGACCGGCCGACGATCGACAACGCCCCGACACTTGGTGCCGGCGCCGATGAGTCGTTGGACCTAGGGGCTCCCTCGTTGATTCCGACCGATCAGCGGCCGACGCTCGACGCGACAAATCACCCCGACGGTGGGACCGGCAGCCAGTTCGGTTTTGAAGATACGATCAACTCCGAGGTCCAGGAATTTCCCGAAGCGGCGACGCTCGCTCCGCTGACCCATTTCCGCACCGTCGACCAAGAGGAACGCAACCGCGCGTCGGCCCCGCTAACGTCCGACGCTCAAGAGTCGACGCCGCGCGAGAGCCTGCTGTCGATCCTGCTGCTGATCGGTTTGCTGCTGCTGTTGGTGACCGCCGCGCTTTGGATGATGCAACCACCGTCTGCCGAATCGCTGTACAACAAGATCAGCGAAGCGGAGGATTTTGGCGACGTCGACAATGCGGCTGGCGCGATCAAACAATTCCTCGCTCAGTACCCCGACGACTACCGCGCCGAAGAGGTCTCTGCGCTGGCCGACCAGATCGATTCGGATCGCGTCTTCCGACGCTTGCGGGTGCGGGCTCGGTTCAAGGGGGGAATCGAACAACTCGAACCGGCCGAACAGGCATTTGTCGAAGCGATGCTGTTGCGGGAAGAAAACCCCGCCGAGGCACGTGAGTTGTTGGAGGATTGGTTGATCGTCTTCAGCCACGCCGACCATCGCGACCGATCGGTCGCCCGTTTGATCCCCATCGTGCGTCAGGAAATCCAACCGCTCAAAGATTCAAAGGGCAAGCAAGCCAACACGCAGGCTCAACAACTGCGAGCCTGGATCGACGGCTCGCTGACGCGACTCGATCCCGATCGGCATCGAGAGTTCTTGGAAAGCGTGATCCGGCTGTACGCCGATAAATCGTGGGCGGAAGAAGAGATCCGGCGGACCCAAGATCTGCTGGGCGCCGCGGGGCCCGACGGCGTTCCCGCCGAGCGATTTGCGCCGGTTGAACCGCCGGCAACGGAAGCTGTCGACGCCGAATGA